From the Homo sapiens chromosome 1, GRCh38.p14 Primary Assembly genome, one window contains:
- the KLHDC8A gene encoding kelch domain-containing protein 8A, giving the protein MEVPNVKDFQWKRLAPLPSRRVYCSLLETGGQVYAIGGCDDNGVPMDCFEVYSPEADQWTALPRLPTARAGVAVTALGKRIMVIGGVGTNQLPLKVVEMYNIDEGKWKKRSMLREAAMGISVTAKDYRVYAAGGMGLDLRPHNHLQHYDMLKDMWVSLAPMPTPRYAATSFLRGSKIYVLGGRQSKYAVNAFEVFDIETRSWTKFPNIPYKRAFSSFVTLDNHLYSLGGLRQGRLYRQPKFLRTMDVFDMEQGGWLKMERSFFLKKRRADFVAGSLSGRVIVAGGLGNQPTVLETAEAFHPGKNKWEILPAMPTPRCACSSIVVKNCLLAVGGVNQGLSDAVEALCVSDS; this is encoded by the exons ATGGAGGTGCCTAACGTCAAGGACTTCCAGTGGAAGCGCCTGGCGCCACTGCCCAGCCGCCGGGTCTACTGCTCCCTGCTGGAGACCGGGGGCCAGGTCTATGCCATCGGGGGATGTGACGACAACGGCGTCCCCATGGACTGCTTCGAGGTCTACTCCCCGGAGGCCGACCAGTGGACCGCCTTGCCCCGGCTGCCCACAGCCCGGGCGGGGGTGGCCGTCACCGCCCTGGGGAAGCGGATCATGGTGATTGGGGGCGTGGGCACCAATCAGCTGCCCCTGAAGGTCGTGGAGATGTACAACATCGATGAGGGCAAGTGGAAGAAGAGGAGCATGCTGCGTGAGGCCGCCATGGGCATTTCTGTCACGGCCAAAG ATTACCGAGTATATGCGGCAGGCGGGATGGGCCTGGACCTACGTCCACACAACCACCTCCAACACTATGACATGCTGAAGGACATGTGGGTGTCCCTAGCACCCATGCCCACCCCGAGATATGCTGCCACCTCCTTCCTCCGAGGCTCCAAGATCTACGTGCTGG GGGGACGACAGTCCAAGTACGCGGTCAACGCTTTCGAGGTCTTTGACATCGAGACTCGCTCCTGGACCAAGTTTCCCAACATTCCCTATAAGCGGGCCTTCTCCAGCTTTGTGACCCTGGACAACCACTTGTACAGCCTAGGAGGCCTGCGGCAAGGTCGCCTCTACCGGCAGCCCAAGTTCCTGCGGACGATGGACGTGTTCGACATGGAACAGG GGGGATGGCTGAAGATGGAACGATCGTTCTTCCTCAAGAAGCGGCGGGCAGATTTTGTGGCTGGCTCTCTGAGTGGACGGGTCATAGTGGCTGGGGGACTTG GGAATCAACCCACTGTCCTGGAGACGGCGGAAGCATTCCACCCAGGGAAGAACAAATGGGAGATCCTCCCTGCCATGCCCACACCCCGCTGTGCCTGCTCCAGCATAGTCGTCAAGAACTGCCTCCTCGCCGTGGGAGGTGTCAACCAGGGTCTGAGTGACGCAGTGGAGGCCCTGTGTGTCTCTGACTCCTAG